Sequence from the Stenotrophomonas sp. 364 genome:
CTGCCGGTGATCGAAGGCGCCACGCTGATCGCCACCGATGGGCACACGCTGGACGTGGACATGCCGCGCGCGATGGACCTCAACCGGGTATTTGAAGCCTTGAACGCGGCCGGTATCCGGGTGCGTTCGATGCGGACCAAGAGCAACCGCCTGGAGGAGCTGTTCGTGCGCCTCACCGGCAACCAGGAGAATGCGGCATGAGCACCACCCCTACCCCGGTCCTGACCGACGGCCAGCGCAACCGGATCGCGTTGATGACGATCGTGCGCCGCGAAGTGGCGCGCATCCTGCGCATCTGGGGCCAGACCCTGGTGCCGCCGGCGATCACCATGACGCTGTACTTCCTGATCTTCGGCGGGCTGATCGGCTCGCGCGTGGGCGAGATGGGCGGCTACAGCTACATGCAGTTCATCGTGCCGGGCCTGGTGATGATGAGCGTGATCCAGAACAGTTACGGCAACATCAGTTCGTCGTTCTTCGGGGCCAAGTTCGGCCGCCACGTGGAAGAGCTGCTGGTGAGCCCGATGCCGAACTGGGTGATCCTGTGGGGCTACGTGTCCGGTGCGGTGCTGCGCGGCCTGATGGTGGGCGTTATCGTGCT
This genomic interval carries:
- a CDS encoding ABC transporter permease is translated as MSTTPTPVLTDGQRNRIALMTIVRREVARILRIWGQTLVPPAITMTLYFLIFGGLIGSRVGEMGGYSYMQFIVPGLVMMSVIQNSYGNISSSFFGAKFGRHVEELLVSPMPNWVILWGYVSGAVLRGLMVGVIVLIIAMFFTPVRIPHPLVTLTTVLLGATIFSLAGFINAVYAKKFDDVAIVPTFILTPLTYLGGVFYSVKLLPTWAEAATHANPIFYMVNAFRYGLLGTSDVPLWVAYALMIGFVVALTALALWLLKRGVGMRS